TGCCCAGGCCGCACCCGGCGGTGACCGGTATCTCTCATCTGGTCCACACGATTGTCTATCTGATGTTTATTGGCCTGCCGGTGCTGGGCTTGCTGGCGATGTACTATCGCGGCAGTGACTGGGTGGCCTTTGGGCTACAGATGCCGGTGGCGGCGGTACCGGATGAAGACCTGGAATTCAGCCTCAAATCCTGGCATGAGCTGCTCGCCAACACTGGCTATTTCGTTATTGGTCTTCATGCTTTCGGCGCTCTGTTTCACCACTATGTCTGGAAAGACAACACGCTGCTGCGAATGATGCCCGGCAAGCGTGAACGGCCCTGATTGTCTGCGGCGGCTGGCCGTTAGCCTTTTGAATACTGCCGGGGTGAGCAGCCCATCACCCGCTTGAAAGCCTTACCAAACGCGCTTTCCGATTCATACCCCAATTCCACCGCAATACGCGCCAGGGAATCACCTGACTGGCGCAGCCTGTCGCAAGCCAGCATCATGCGCCAGCGGGTCAGGTAATCGATAGCGGATGCGCCCGTCACCGCTTTAAACCGGGCGGCAAACGCTGACCGCGACATCCCCACGCGCTCCGCCAGTTTTTCCAGCGTCCAGTTGAACGCGGGCTCTGTATGCATGCAGGTCAGGGCCAGACTGAGCTGTTTATCCGCCAGCGCATAGAGCCAGCCCACGGCGGGCTGATGAGTCAGGTGCAGCCTCAAAGCCTGAATCAGCATCATCCAGGCGAGCTGCTGGACGATAAGCGCGCTGCCGGGGCGAGGCTGGCGGACTTCATCGGTCATTTGATCCAGCGCCCAGCGCATGGCGGCCTTACTCTCAGGCCGCTGAAGGCTAACCACCGGCGGCAAAGAGCTCAGCAGCAGATCGGCCGCTTCCCCGCTCAAAACAAAATGGCCGCCGACCAGGAAACTGCTTTCCTGCTGGCCGGGGACGACGTCAGGTCCGAGCTTCCCCGCCTGGCGCAGCGTGTAGAAATCTACAGGTGTGGCATCTGGCCCGGTAGCCAGGCAAAAAGGCGGCCCCGGCGGCAGAAGATAACAGTCGCCGGCCTGCAGCAGCAGCGGCTTGTCCATACCGTCAACGGAGAGCCAGCAGCGGCCAGACACCACGGCATAGCACTTGATTCCGGCATGTGCCGGCCACTGAATGGCCATATCTTCATGCAGGGCAACGCCGCCGGAGGCGTAGCTCTGGGGTTTCAGCAGGGAAAGCAGTTCAGACAAAGGATCCATAGTAACTCCGGACGATAAGACCAAAAATGGCGATTTTTGAACATTGTTCGTCTTTTCTCATCTGTTTACAGTAAATCCCGTCGGACGGCAACTCAGTCCTCAGTGACGGTTTGGGATAATTGACTATGCGTATTTTTGTCACCGGTGCGACCGGTTTTCTTGGCTCGGCCATCGTTCAACAGTTGCTTGCCGCCGGGCATCAGGTAGTGGGGCTCACGCGTTCTCAGCGCGGGGCTGAGGCCTTATCATCCTGGGGAGCAAAAGCACACTATGGCGATTTGGATGACCTTGCCAGTCTGCAGCACGGGGCGGATCTTGCGGACGCCGTAATTCACACCGCTTTTAACCACGATTTTTCTACCTTTGCGGCGAACTGCGAGGCTGACGGGAAAGTGATTGCCGCCATGGGGGACGCGCTGGTGGGCTCGGCCCGCCCAATGGTGATCACCTCTTTTGTGGCGATGGGGGCCACTGAACCTGGCCAACCTGCGACGGAAGCGGGGTATAACCTTCAGACGCCAAACCCACGTAAGGCCACGGAAATTGCCGGGGTCAGCCAGCTTGAGCGGGGCGTTAACGCCGCGTTTGTGCGGCTGCCGCAGGTGCACGACACCTTCAGGCAGGGGCTCATTACGCCGCTTATCGAGCTGGCGCGCGACAAAGGCGTGGCGGCTTATATTGGCGAGGGTAAAAACCGCTGGTCGGCGGTGCATCTGAGCGATGCCGCCCGTCTGTATGTTAAGGCGGTGGAAAGAGGCATGGCGGGGGAGCGCTATAATGCCGTGGCGGAAGAGGGGATCGCCACTAAAGCCATCGCCGACGTGATTGGCCAGGGGCTTGGCGTGCCGGTACGCAGCATTGAGGCTGCCAAAGCCAGCGATCATTTTGGCTGGCTGGGGAGCTTTGCCGCACACGACATGTCGGCCTCAAGCGCAATCACGCAGCAGAAAACCGGCTGGCGACCCGTTGGCCCAGGGCTGATGGAAGATTTGCAGAAGATGAAATACCGTTAACCGCACATCGCCCGGCTAAAATCTCCGGGCGATGGCATGACAATCAGAAGCGAACTTCGCCGCCGAAGATCCAGGTTCTGCCGCGCGCGGTATTGGCCCGGCTGGCATCATCATCGCCCGGCCCAGGCATCATATTGAGCTTATTCAGCGCCTCGGAGTAATCCCGGTTCATCAGGTTTTGCACCGTAAGCTTCAGCATCAGATTGCGGTTCACCTCGTAGGTGCCGTAGAGATCGATAATCGTCGGGATCTGCGGCAAATCCTCTTTAATGATGGCGCCGGTCTGCTCATCGGGTTCAAAATCAGGCGACATACGACGGGCTTTCCCGGTGTATTTGACAATCGTCCCGAGGGTCAGCGCCTCATCGAAGAAACGTACCCCGGCATCCAGCGTCATGTACTTTCTTGGCAGCTCGGTAATATCCCCGGCGCCAAAGTAGGTGCTGGCGATGGACGTAGGCTGGTCGGTCAGCTGTTGGCTAAAGGAGAGACGGGTGAAGGCGAACCCAGCGTCGTAATCCATCTCAAGCTCAACACCCTGGGCGGTGACGCCGGTGGCGGAGTTCACGTAGATGTACATATTGTCGCTGTAGTCCTCGCTCATGTCCGCCCAGCCGTTGCCAATCACCTCGGACATGCTGCATTTTCGCCCGCTGGAGCAGACCTGGTAAGACTCGCTGAAGATATAGTTCTGGATCCTGCTGCGGTAGCCCAGCAGTTTAAAGCGCAACGAATCCTGTTTAGCGATAAGGTCTTTGGTGTCGATATTAAAACCAAGCTGCCAGGTTTCTGCGAGTTCAGGCTTTAAGAAGGGGTTCATGGAAGCCCCGCCGGAGTTGGAGAAAAACATCTCCTGAATATTTGGCGCACGCATCGACTTACTGTAGCCGACAAATGGCTGAAGCCATGGGGTGACCTGGGCTGACAGTTGGGCTGAAGGGTTAAAGCCATTTTCTCGCTCATCGACCTCATAGCTTCCCTGTGGGACGCAGATTACGCGTTCGTCACAGGGTGGTTTATGCCCGGTGATACGGTTGTGCGTGTAGTTGAAGTTAAGATCTGCCTGCCAGATACCGCGCTTCACCTGCAGCCCGGTGTATAACGCCGAAATATCCTGCTGCCCGGAAGGGGCGAACGGGTTGTTTTCGATCGACTCCTGGTTGGTTTTCTCATCTCCTGCGGCGGAGTTAATTATCCTGGTATAGCGGGTGCGCATCAGCTTCCCGCCCAGCGTAAAGGCCAAATCGTTATCGCCTAAGCTGAAACGGCTGACGTTACTTATATCCAGCGCATCAGAGCGGTTTTGCGCGGATGTGCGGTAAAAAGTAAACAGCGAGTCATCACGATATTTCTGATCCCCGCGGCTGGTACTGGCCGCGACTTTAAAATCAATCAGCTCAGTAAACGGGGCGTAATGGTATTTAATATAATAATCGTCGCTGGTGATATCCCGGCGGGAGAATCTATTCTTATAGGTTCTGGCCGACAGTTCGAAGCTATTAAATTCATCAGGTTTAATATCCATTTTATAAAGCTGGGATTTCGGGTTCTGCTTCATAAATTTATCGTAACCAAACTCTTCGCTATTAATACCGGAGCCGTTTGAGAAATTCGAATAAATAGAGCTACCGCTGATGGCGGCCATGGCGCCGAAGCTTACGGTATCGGTAAAGGCGTCGGTTTTTCCAGCGGCGGAAATCATCCCGCTGCGTCCGATACCGTTGCTGCCTACCGAGAAGCGCGACCGCAAGCCGTAATCATTGCCTTTAAAAATCACGTCATCAACGCCAAGGGTGCGCATATTTGCGCTTCCCGTCAGGGCGTTGATCCCCGCTGAGCCGCTGCTGTCCCCGCGAATGACGTCCACGCCGACCAAAAAGTTAGGATCGATGAGTACGCCGGCCTGGTTGTTGGTGGAGCCGTGCACGGTGGTGCCGGACGTCGTGGTGCCGTAAAAACTTTGGGTGATCCCATCCACCATGGTGTTAACCCGGCCAAAGCCGCTCATTCCGCGAATGTTGACGCTGACCGTGCCCTGGCCGGGATCGATTTGGGTATAGGTACCGGGCATGCTGCGTAGCGTGGCGTCCAGAGACTGCAGGTTTTTATCCGTGGCGCGGGAGCTGGTTGCGCCTGGTTTTTCCAGCGCTTCTTGCTCGCGGGTGATATTCCCGGCGGACACATTAAGCGGGCTAAATACCGCCGTGCCTTTTTTATCCCCGCTGCCTTTATCATTATTCTCTTGTGCCGCACCGCTGGCGCTGAGCAATAGCATGCCCGAGCCGAGGGCAACGGCCAGTTTATTAACGTTCATACGTGTCCTTGAAGTATCGTAATAAAATAAAAAATATTTTTATAATTATGTCGCCTGCACGAGCCCTTCCCGCTAAGGGAAGGGTTCCCGGTTAGCGTTGTTTATCTGCTTCCAGAATAAAGCTGTATTCCAGCGCGGTATTTTCCAGGCGCTTTATTCGGCCTGATTTACCGCCGTGTCCGGCCTGCATATCGGTCAGCAGGAGGATTTTTCCGGGGCCCCGCTGGTTTTCACGCAGCTTAGCGACCCACTTTGCGGGCTCCCAATACTGTACCTGCGAGTCGTGGAGGCCGCTGGTGACCAGTAAATTTGGGTAGCGGGCGGGTTTTACATTGTCGTAGGGGCTCCATAACTTGAGGTTCAGATAATCCTTCTCCCGGTGTGGATTACCCCATTCGTCATATTCGCCGAGCGTGAGGGGCAGCGAATCATCCAGCATGGTTGTGACCACATCCACGAAGGGTACCTGAGCAACCACGGCGTTAAAGAGGGTGGGTTGCTGGTTAATGACGTTGCCCATCAGCAAGCCTCCGGCGCTCCCCCCCATGGCGTAAAGCCTGCCAGGCTGCCCGTAGCCAAGTTCAACCAGACGGTGGGTTGCATCGAGAAAATCATTGAAACTGTTTGGCTTGTTTTCCAGTTTTCCCTGCTGATACCACTGCTGGCCGAGTTCCCCCCCGCCACGAACGTGAACGATAGCGAACACAAAACCACGATCCAGCAAGCTTAGGCGGTTGGCGCTGAAGGCCGGATCCATACTCATTCCGTAGGCGCCATAGCCGTAAACCAGCAGCGGGCTGTGGGCCGGTTTGAACATTTTCTGGTTATAGACCAGCGAGACGGGCACCTGAACGCCATCGCGAGCGGTGACCCAAATCCGCTCGCTGTGGTAATCCTGCGGATCGGTATGGTTTACCGCCTGACGTTTAAGCAGGGTGCGCTCGCCGCTGACCAGATCCCATTCATAAGTGCTGGTGGGGGTGGTCATTGAGGAGTAGCCATAGCGCAGTTTGCCGGCCTGCGGCTCCGGGTTATAGCCAAGCCAGGCCATATAGCTGGCATCATCAAACTTAAGCGTCTGCTCCTGACTATCGCGCCAGTTAATTTTACGGATTTGGCTCAGCCCGTCCTGGCGTTCAGCAACCACCAGCCAGTCCTTAAACAGCGCAAATCCTTCCACCATTTTATTGGGTTTGGGTGCAACCACGGCCTGCCACTTGCCGCCCGGCGTGGGGCTTTTATACAGCCCGAAATTGGCGTTTTCCTGGTTGGCACGCAGGTAAAACGCCTCGCCAAAATGGTCGAGATAATATTCAATCCCCGGCCTGCGGGTGGCAAAAAGTACCGGTGGTGCCTCGGGATTATCCGCGTCGATCAGGCGTGCTTCCGATGACGTGCTGGCGCTGAGCGTGATGATTAAATAGCGGTCTGATGCCGAACGGGAAAGTCCCAGATAATAGCCGCCGTCAGCCTCCTGGTAGACCAGCACATCCTCGGCGACAGGCGTGCCTGGCCGGTGCCGCCAAACCTGCGAGGGTACCAGCGTTTGTGGGTTATTGCGGATGTAGAACAGGTAGCGTCCGTCGTTGGACCAAACCATATTCCCGGACGTGTTTTCGATCGCATCGGGGAGCCATTGCTCGCGCTTTAAATCCCGGAGCGAGAGGCGGTACTGGCGGCGGCCCGTCGTGTCCTCGGCAATCGCCATCATCTGGTTATCCTGACTGACGACCAAACCGCTGAGCTGGTAATAGGCCTGGCCTTTGGCGCGCTGGTTGCCGTCCACCAGCGTTTGCCAGTCGCCATGACTTCCGATGAGTTGCCGCTGGCTGACGGCGTAATCTTGCCCGGCGAGATAAACATCCTGGTAGCGATAACCGTTTCGCTGGAAGGGCACCGAGCGGTTTTCCGGGCTCATCCGCGCGACCATTTCCCGATACAGCGTGTCCGTTAACTCTGCGGAGGGTTTCAGTACCCGGCGGGCGTAGTTATTTTCATCCTCAAGATGACGCCGCACTTTTGTATCGCTGCGGCTGTCATCCCTGAGCCAAAAATAGTTATCCACGCGGATGTCGCCATGCTCAATCAGCCGGTGGGGAATTTTGGGCGTAGCCGGCGGGGGCGGCACGTCGGCAATTGCCCAGCGGCCGGACAGTGAACAGACGAGAAACAGCGGCATTGCTTTCCATAGTTTTTCCATGATGCCTCCTTAATGCCAGGCGATGGGACGCCCTGCCGAATATTCAGCATAAAATTAACGTTCAGATAGTGGGCTTAGCGCTAGCTTCGGCTAAGCTCCGTCAGATCAAAATTGATTGGCATCGTGACTTTATAAAAGCCACCCTTTAAGCGCTCTGCGGGGGGCTTTGGCAGCGGCTGGGCGCGTTCTAAAACGGCCACGGCTTCCCTATCGAGCGAGCGTGTTCCCGATGATCCAGCCAGCGAACTGGCAATAACCACGCCCGCAGCATCCACGGTAAACGTGACCACCGCCATGCCGGTCCTGGCACGCTGGCGGGCATCGCCGGGATAGCGTTTAAAGCGGTTGAGATGGCCTTTTACCCGGTTTTCCCATGAGTCCTCCAGGCTGTCTTGTTTCTCGGCATCGCTGTGGTAAGGCGCGGCAATGCGTGAGGAAACCACGCTGGATTGAGGGGCGGCATTGGTCGAGATGGCCGCCTGGCTACTGTCGCTGGTTTTTTCCCGGACGTGACGCGGCGGACGAGGCTTTTTCTTTTCGCCCTCGGCGGCTTTTTTCCGGC
This Klebsiella michiganensis DNA region includes the following protein-coding sequences:
- a CDS encoding cytochrome b561 (B-type di-heme cytochrome with a major alpha-absorption peak at 561 nm and a minor peak at 555 nm), translated to MRTKYTSLQISIHWLVFLLVVGAYCAMELRGFAPRSYRPLINSIHFTCGISVLGLMAARLLVRIKYRAPAIVPRPHPAVTGISHLVHTIVYLMFIGLPVLGLLAMYYRGSDWVAFGLQMPVAAVPDEDLEFSLKSWHELLANTGYFVIGLHAFGALFHHYVWKDNTLLRMMPGKRERP
- a CDS encoding TonB-dependent receptor — translated: MNVNKLAVALGSGMLLLSASGAAQENNDKGSGDKKGTAVFSPLNVSAGNITREQEALEKPGATSSRATDKNLQSLDATLRSMPGTYTQIDPGQGTVSVNIRGMSGFGRVNTMVDGITQSFYGTTTSGTTVHGSTNNQAGVLIDPNFLVGVDVIRGDSSGSAGINALTGSANMRTLGVDDVIFKGNDYGLRSRFSVGSNGIGRSGMISAAGKTDAFTDTVSFGAMAAISGSSIYSNFSNGSGINSEEFGYDKFMKQNPKSQLYKMDIKPDEFNSFELSARTYKNRFSRRDITSDDYYIKYHYAPFTELIDFKVAASTSRGDQKYRDDSLFTFYRTSAQNRSDALDISNVSRFSLGDNDLAFTLGGKLMRTRYTRIINSAAGDEKTNQESIENNPFAPSGQQDISALYTGLQVKRGIWQADLNFNYTHNRITGHKPPCDERVICVPQGSYEVDERENGFNPSAQLSAQVTPWLQPFVGYSKSMRAPNIQEMFFSNSGGASMNPFLKPELAETWQLGFNIDTKDLIAKQDSLRFKLLGYRSRIQNYIFSESYQVCSSGRKCSMSEVIGNGWADMSEDYSDNMYIYVNSATGVTAQGVELEMDYDAGFAFTRLSFSQQLTDQPTSIASTYFGAGDITELPRKYMTLDAGVRFFDEALTLGTIVKYTGKARRMSPDFEPDEQTGAIIKEDLPQIPTIIDLYGTYEVNRNLMLKLTVQNLMNRDYSEALNKLNMMPGPGDDDASRANTARGRTWIFGGEVRF
- a CDS encoding protease 2 (PtrB; oligopeptidase that cleaves peptide bonds following arginine and lysine residues); protein product: MPLFLVCSLSGRWAIADVPPPPATPKIPHRLIEHGDIRVDNYFWLRDDSRSDTKVRRHLEDENNYARRVLKPSAELTDTLYREMVARMSPENRSVPFQRNGYRYQDVYLAGQDYAVSQRQLIGSHGDWQTLVDGNQRAKGQAYYQLSGLVVSQDNQMMAIAEDTTGRRQYRLSLRDLKREQWLPDAIENTSGNMVWSNDGRYLFYIRNNPQTLVPSQVWRHRPGTPVAEDVLVYQEADGGYYLGLSRSASDRYLIITLSASTSSEARLIDADNPEAPPVLFATRRPGIEYYLDHFGEAFYLRANQENANFGLYKSPTPGGKWQAVVAPKPNKMVEGFALFKDWLVVAERQDGLSQIRKINWRDSQEQTLKFDDASYMAWLGYNPEPQAGKLRYGYSSMTTPTSTYEWDLVSGERTLLKRQAVNHTDPQDYHSERIWVTARDGVQVPVSLVYNQKMFKPAHSPLLVYGYGAYGMSMDPAFSANRLSLLDRGFVFAIVHVRGGGELGQQWYQQGKLENKPNSFNDFLDATHRLVELGYGQPGRLYAMGGSAGGLLMGNVINQQPTLFNAVVAQVPFVDVVTTMLDDSLPLTLGEYDEWGNPHREKDYLNLKLWSPYDNVKPARYPNLLVTSGLHDSQVQYWEPAKWVAKLRENQRGPGKILLLTDMQAGHGGKSGRIKRLENTALEYSFILEADKQR
- a CDS encoding energy transducer TonB; this encodes MTDTLNTSLPGRSGTGFTLSLLLHGGLFLALVWQASDTPSALRPAPAVMLQWSDNIEAPTPPVPLPVGIAQQESAAAEEKQQAEDKQQQPLPVAKDAVIEVTRRKKAAEGEKKKPRPPRHVREKTSDSSQAAISTNAAPQSSVVSSRIAAPYHSDAEKQDSLEDSWENRVKGHLNRFKRYPGDARQRARTGMAVVTFTVDAAGVVIASSLAGSSGTRSLDREAVAVLERAQPLPKPPAERLKGGFYKVTMPINFDLTELSRS
- a CDS encoding NAD-dependent dehydratase, which gives rise to MRIFVTGATGFLGSAIVQQLLAAGHQVVGLTRSQRGAEALSSWGAKAHYGDLDDLASLQHGADLADAVIHTAFNHDFSTFAANCEADGKVIAAMGDALVGSARPMVITSFVAMGATEPGQPATEAGYNLQTPNPRKATEIAGVSQLERGVNAAFVRLPQVHDTFRQGLITPLIELARDKGVAAYIGEGKNRWSAVHLSDAARLYVKAVERGMAGERYNAVAEEGIATKAIADVIGQGLGVPVRSIEAAKASDHFGWLGSFAAHDMSASSAITQQKTGWRPVGPGLMEDLQKMKYR
- a CDS encoding AraC family transcriptional regulator, whose product is MDPLSELLSLLKPQSYASGGVALHEDMAIQWPAHAGIKCYAVVSGRCWLSVDGMDKPLLLQAGDCYLLPPGPPFCLATGPDATPVDFYTLRQAGKLGPDVVPGQQESSFLVGGHFVLSGEAADLLLSSLPPVVSLQRPESKAAMRWALDQMTDEVRQPRPGSALIVQQLAWMMLIQALRLHLTHQPAVGWLYALADKQLSLALTCMHTEPAFNWTLEKLAERVGMSRSAFAARFKAVTGASAIDYLTRWRMMLACDRLRQSGDSLARIAVELGYESESAFGKAFKRVMGCSPRQYSKG